A window of the Cynocephalus volans isolate mCynVol1 chromosome 10, mCynVol1.pri, whole genome shotgun sequence genome harbors these coding sequences:
- the LOC134389543 gene encoding hematopoietic SH2 domain-containing protein-like isoform X1, protein MTEAGKLPPPLPPRLDWFVHTQMSQLARDGVPEWFHGAISREAAENLLESQPLGSFLIRVSHSHVGYTLSYRAHSCCRHFMVKLLDDGSFVILGENVSHASLDALVTFHQQKPVRPHGELLTQPCGQKDPANVDYEDLLLYSNALAEKATSPAYGPQEHQRPSFCSASAKLVLLHQPKKRKPSAELNRVLTEEAASFCLPKSPLGEAHQKLWKNLKMLPKMGKRVQQQLESHLQAVSLSSLGDTGQSAVTHTSRARAGSQEHSGDAAWKDSVYTDLFLATSLESPSQPQSPRDRNAPSKKAERSASWSWHRVVARALSSQVSEPEPKDLTGTQEDQLPEEYHPPPPFAPGYC, encoded by the exons ATGACAGAGGCCGGGAAGCTGCCCCCACCGCTACCCCCACGACTGGACTGGTTTGTGCACACACAGATGAGCCAGCTGGCCCGTGACGGGGTCCCCGAGTGGTTCCACGGTGCCATCTCAAGAGA GGCTGCGGAGAACTTGCTGGAGTCACAGCCGCTTGGATCTTTTCTCATCAGGGTCAGTCACAGCCACGTGGGCTACACGCTGTCCTACAG AGCCCACAGCTGCTGCCGCCACTTCATGGTGAAGCTCTTGGATGATGGGAGTTTTGTGATCCTCGGGGAGAACGTGTCCCACGCCTCACTGGACGCCCTAGTCACCTTCCACCAGCAGAAGCCGGTTCGGCCGCACGGGGAGCTGCTGACCCAACCCTGCGGGCAG AAGGATCCAGCAAACGTGGATTATGAGGATCTGTTGCTTTACTCCAATGCACTGGCGGAGAAAGCCACCAGCCCCGCCTATGGCCCCCAGGAGCATCAGAGGCCTTCCTTCTGCTCG GCCTCCGCAAAGCTAGTCCTGCTCCATCAACCAAAGAAAAGGAAGCCATCTGCAGAGCTGAACAGAGTACTCACAGAGGAGGCTGCCTCCTTCTGCCTCCCGAAATCCCCTCTTGGGGAGGCCCACCAGAAACTCTGGAAAAACCTCAAAATGCTCCCCAAGATGGGCAAGAGGGTCCAGCAGCAGCTGGAATCCCACCTCCAGGCTGTGAGCTTGTCATCACTCGGGGACACAGGGCAATCAGCGGTGACTCACACCTCCAGGGCGAGAGCAGGCAGCCAAGAGCACTCAGGTGACGCAGCCTGGAAAGACAGTGTCTACACGGACCTTTTTTTGGCCACATCCCTCGAGAGCCCTTCACAGCCCCAGTCCCCAAGAGACAGAAATGCCCCCTCCAAAAAGGCTGAGAGGTCGGCCAGCTGGAGTTGGCACAGAGTGGTGGCGAGGGCTTTGTCCTCCCAGGTATCTGAGCCAGAGCCAAAGGACTTGACGGGGACTCAGGAGGACCAGCTCCCTGAGGAATACCACCCACCACCACCCTTTGCCCCTGGGTACTGCTAG
- the LOC134389205 gene encoding calcium and integrin-binding family member 3 isoform X2, which yields MGNKQTVFTPEQLEAYQDNPFRQRIAQVFSEDGDGHMTLDNFLDMFSVMSETAPRDLKAYYAFKIYDFNNDDYICAWDLEQTLTKLTRGELSAEEVSLVCEKVLDEADGDHDGRLSLEDFQNMILRAPDFLSTFHIRI from the exons ATGGGCAACAAGCAGACGGTCTTCACTCCTGAGCAGCTGGAAGCATACCAG GACAACCCCTTCCGCCAGAGGATCGCCCAGGTCTTCTCTGAGGATGGGGACGGCCATATGACCTTGGACAACTTCCTGGACATGTTTTCTGTGATGAGCGAAACAGCTCCCCGTGACCTCAAGGCATACTATGCTTTCAAAATTTATG ACTTTAACAACGACGACTACATCTGCGCGTGGGACCTGGAGCAGACGTTGACCAAGCTGACTCGGGGGGAGCTGAGTGCCGAGGAGGTGAGCCTGGTGTGCGAGAAGGTGCTGGATGAAGCCGATGGAGACCACGATGGGCGGCTGTCCCTGGAAGACTTTCAGAACATGATCTTGCGGGCACCCGACTTTCTCAG CACCTTCCACATCCGCATCTGA
- the LOC134389543 gene encoding hematopoietic SH2 domain-containing protein-like isoform X2, whose translation MTEAGKLPPPLPPRLDWAAENLLESQPLGSFLIRVSHSHVGYTLSYRAHSCCRHFMVKLLDDGSFVILGENVSHASLDALVTFHQQKPVRPHGELLTQPCGQKDPANVDYEDLLLYSNALAEKATSPAYGPQEHQRPSFCSASAKLVLLHQPKKRKPSAELNRVLTEEAASFCLPKSPLGEAHQKLWKNLKMLPKMGKRVQQQLESHLQAVSLSSLGDTGQSAVTHTSRARAGSQEHSGDAAWKDSVYTDLFLATSLESPSQPQSPRDRNAPSKKAERSASWSWHRVVARALSSQVSEPEPKDLTGTQEDQLPEEYHPPPPFAPGYC comes from the exons ATGACAGAGGCCGGGAAGCTGCCCCCACCGCTACCCCCACGACTGGACTG GGCTGCGGAGAACTTGCTGGAGTCACAGCCGCTTGGATCTTTTCTCATCAGGGTCAGTCACAGCCACGTGGGCTACACGCTGTCCTACAG AGCCCACAGCTGCTGCCGCCACTTCATGGTGAAGCTCTTGGATGATGGGAGTTTTGTGATCCTCGGGGAGAACGTGTCCCACGCCTCACTGGACGCCCTAGTCACCTTCCACCAGCAGAAGCCGGTTCGGCCGCACGGGGAGCTGCTGACCCAACCCTGCGGGCAG AAGGATCCAGCAAACGTGGATTATGAGGATCTGTTGCTTTACTCCAATGCACTGGCGGAGAAAGCCACCAGCCCCGCCTATGGCCCCCAGGAGCATCAGAGGCCTTCCTTCTGCTCG GCCTCCGCAAAGCTAGTCCTGCTCCATCAACCAAAGAAAAGGAAGCCATCTGCAGAGCTGAACAGAGTACTCACAGAGGAGGCTGCCTCCTTCTGCCTCCCGAAATCCCCTCTTGGGGAGGCCCACCAGAAACTCTGGAAAAACCTCAAAATGCTCCCCAAGATGGGCAAGAGGGTCCAGCAGCAGCTGGAATCCCACCTCCAGGCTGTGAGCTTGTCATCACTCGGGGACACAGGGCAATCAGCGGTGACTCACACCTCCAGGGCGAGAGCAGGCAGCCAAGAGCACTCAGGTGACGCAGCCTGGAAAGACAGTGTCTACACGGACCTTTTTTTGGCCACATCCCTCGAGAGCCCTTCACAGCCCCAGTCCCCAAGAGACAGAAATGCCCCCTCCAAAAAGGCTGAGAGGTCGGCCAGCTGGAGTTGGCACAGAGTGGTGGCGAGGGCTTTGTCCTCCCAGGTATCTGAGCCAGAGCCAAAGGACTTGACGGGGACTCAGGAGGACCAGCTCCCTGAGGAATACCACCCACCACCACCCTTTGCCCCTGGGTACTGCTAG
- the LOC134389205 gene encoding calcium and integrin-binding family member 3 isoform X1, with product MGNKQTVFTPEQLEAYQDCTFFTRKEIMRLFYRYQDLAPQLVPLDYTSCPDVKVPYELIGSMPELKDNPFRQRIAQVFSEDGDGHMTLDNFLDMFSVMSETAPRDLKAYYAFKIYDFNNDDYICAWDLEQTLTKLTRGELSAEEVSLVCEKVLDEADGDHDGRLSLEDFQNMILRAPDFLSTFHIRI from the exons ATGGGCAACAAGCAGACGGTCTTCACTCCTGAGCAGCTGGAAGCATACCAG GACTGCACTTTCTTCACAAGGAAGGAGATCATGAG GCTCTTCTATCGCTACCAGGACCTGGCCCCCCAGCTTGTCCCCCTCGACTATACCAGCTGCCCAGACGTGAAGGTGCCCTACGAGCTCATTGGCAGCATGCCTGAGCTGAAG GACAACCCCTTCCGCCAGAGGATCGCCCAGGTCTTCTCTGAGGATGGGGACGGCCATATGACCTTGGACAACTTCCTGGACATGTTTTCTGTGATGAGCGAAACAGCTCCCCGTGACCTCAAGGCATACTATGCTTTCAAAATTTATG ACTTTAACAACGACGACTACATCTGCGCGTGGGACCTGGAGCAGACGTTGACCAAGCTGACTCGGGGGGAGCTGAGTGCCGAGGAGGTGAGCCTGGTGTGCGAGAAGGTGCTGGATGAAGCCGATGGAGACCACGATGGGCGGCTGTCCCTGGAAGACTTTCAGAACATGATCTTGCGGGCACCCGACTTTCTCAG CACCTTCCACATCCGCATCTGA